DNA from Thermococcus sp.:
CGAGAGGAACGTTGACCTGGTAATCCATGCCGGCGACTACGTCGCCCCCTTCGTCGCCCGGGAACTCAAGAGGCTCAAAGCCCCCCTCAAGGGAGTCTTCGGAAACAACGATGGTGAGAGAAGTGGTTTAAGAAGAGCCCTCGGCATAGAAGATGAGCTAATCGAGGTTAATGCCGATGGTATGAAGATAGCCGTAACCCACGGGACGAACGAAGTGTTAGTTAAGGCACTCGCCTACAGCAAGCTCTATGATGTCGTCATAGTCGGCCACACCCACCACTACGAAATCAGGGAGGTGGGAAGAACGATACTGGTCAACCCCGGGGAAGTGTGCGGTTATCTGACCGGAGTAAAGAGCGTCGCCCTCCTGGATACCAGAAAGAGGGTCGTTGAGATTTTCAACATCGAAACCGGAGAACTTTTGGGAGCCATGAGCCTATGAGGTGAGCCGATGGACATTTTAACACCCGGGGAGAGGCGCGACGCGGTCGTTTTCATAGGCGTTGACAGAGCGGGAAACGTGGAGTTCGTCAAGGTCTACGCCATAAACGAGCAGAGGGCAAAGGAAACCCTTGAGGAGTTTTTTAACGCAAAGGGCCTCTTCCCGGCCGATTACAGGCTCGTGAGCAGGGGGGTTGAAGACGTCTCCGGAAAGAAGGCGATAACCACGAGAAGCGAGGAGGAGCTGAGCTCTTCCCTCGCAAGGCTCGGCCTGAGATTGCTCTCCAACGGCGTGCTCACACTGGAGGGAACAAAGGAAGTCTACCAGATAACCCTCGTGAGCGACGTCCTTTATCGAAGGGTCACTGCCAAAAGGCCCGAGGTGAAAACCCTCGACTGGAGAGAGGTTCTTTCACTCGGAGTTGACACGCTCGTCGAGAACCTCAGGGGAGTTGACATATCTGACCTCGTTCCTCCGAATGCACTAATCCTCCGCGAGCCCAGTCCAGAAAGCGTTGCCGAGCTCCTGAGCGGGGAGCGGGACGGGCCCCTGATAGTGGAGACCAAAAACGCGAAAAAATACCGCGACTTCGATTTCTCCGCCTACGTAAGGATTCCACCCCTAACGAGGGAAGAATTTGCCGTGGAGCTCTCATCGAGGCTCGGCTTCAACGTGCCCCTAGAGTTCGTCAACCTCCCGGAGGAAAAGCTGAACCTGAGGAACGTCGAGGCTCTGGCAAAGCTGGTGGAAGCGCTAGTAAAGAGGGGCCTTGAGAGGGAAGAGGCCCTGAAGATTGCAATAAGGCTCAACTCCTCAAGGCCCTGAAGTACGCCTTAACGGCCTCCCTGAAGGCTGGATTCAGCTTTCCGAGGATGGCGTTAACTTTCTCACGCCTCTTCCTGTCCCCGGCGAGGTAGCTTAGGAGGAGGCACTCATCAACGCTCAGCTTTCCGATTTCCCCGGGCTCTTCTCCATTGAGAATCCTCTCGAGGAAGGGCCTTACCCTTTCGCTCCTCCTCTCGAACTCAAGCCAGTCCACGCTCAGCTTGTCCCCGGAGGAGATAAGCTCCCTCGACTTTTCGACGTATGGCCTTACCTTCTCGCCGAGGGGAGATAAGAGAACCCTCTCTATGAAGTCCTCGACATATGTCAAGTCATCGGCGAGCCTCTTGGCATCAACCACGTCAAGGCTCTCAAAGAGCGCGAGGGCGGTGAGGTAGCACTTCGCCGCGAAGGGCACGTTGGGAAGGTAAACGGTCCCGTTCCTCACCTCAACCCGTTCCCCGGGTTTCCTCTCGAGGTTCTCCAGGAGCATGCCGAGGGGATAGCTGAGGCTTTTAACGCAGAATTCAAGCTCGTCCATGTTCTCACCGGTGGAAGTTGTTCGGCCACCCTAAAAGTCTTTCGTCAGGTTTTTAGGTTCAGGAGCGGAGAGAATAAAGGTGGGAGAATGGAGTGGGTTGAAATAAACGGTTCCTACGGCGAGGGCGGGGGCCAGATACTCAGAACGGCGGTGGCTCTGTCCGTAATAACAGGAAGACCCGTGAGGATATACAACATCCGCGCCAACAGACCCAACCCGGGGCTAAGGACACAGCACCTCCACGGGATTCTGGCTTTGAAGGAGCTGAGCAACGCGAGGGTTAGGGGCGCTCAGGTAGGCTCAACGAGGCTTGAGTTCATTCCCGGTAAGGCGGAACCGAAGCACATTCGCGTTCCGATAAAAACAGCGGGCAGTATAACCCTCGTCCTCCAGGCTTTACTTCCGGCTATGGCCTTCACCGGGGGTAGCTTCGAGGTGACCGGAGGGACCGACGTGCCCTGGAGCCCGCCCGTTGATTACCTCAAGAACGTCACGCTCTTTGCCCTTGAGAGAATGGGGTTGAGAATTAGGCTCAAGATAAAGAGGAGGGGCCATTACCCGAAGGGTGGCGGTCTGGTAGTTGGGGAAGTTGAACCCTGGGAGGAGAGGAAACCCCTCATAGCCCTTGAGTGGAGGAAAATCGAACGCTTCGCTGGGATAAGCCACGCCACCAACTTGCCAGCCCACGTCGCTGAGAGGCAGGCAAATGCTGCCGAGGAAAGGCTGAGGAGCTTTTACAGCGTTCCCGTCGAAATAGAGAGGGAAGTTTCGCGCTCTCTCGGACCGGGAAGCGGAATAGTGGTTTGGGCCGAGACTGACTCGCTGAGGCTCGGCGGTGATGCTCTTGGAAAGCGCGGTAAGCCGGCGGAAGTAGTAGGCAGGGAAGCGGCCGATGAGTTGCTGGAAGGGCTAACGCCGAGAAAGGCCGTTGACAAATTCCTCGGCGACCAGCTGATACCCTTCTTGGCCTTCACGGGTGGAGAGATTGGCGTTGCCGAAATCACGAGCCACCTTGTGACGAACGTCTGGGTCGTGGAGAGGTTTTTGGGTAAAATCTTCGAGGTTGAGGGCGAAGTTGGGGAGCCGGGAGTTGTGAGGGTTGTGAAGAGGGCAGAAGTCTGACGAAGGTGTTAAATACCCAC
Protein-coding regions in this window:
- a CDS encoding metallophosphoesterase, translating into MLIGIMSDTHDNLPAIRKAVEFFNERNVDLVIHAGDYVAPFVARELKRLKAPLKGVFGNNDGERSGLRRALGIEDELIEVNADGMKIAVTHGTNEVLVKALAYSKLYDVVIVGHTHHYEIREVGRTILVNPGEVCGYLTGVKSVALLDTRKRVVEIFNIETGELLGAMSL
- the rtcA gene encoding RNA 3'-terminal phosphate cyclase, whose translation is MEWVEINGSYGEGGGQILRTAVALSVITGRPVRIYNIRANRPNPGLRTQHLHGILALKELSNARVRGAQVGSTRLEFIPGKAEPKHIRVPIKTAGSITLVLQALLPAMAFTGGSFEVTGGTDVPWSPPVDYLKNVTLFALERMGLRIRLKIKRRGHYPKGGGLVVGEVEPWEERKPLIALEWRKIERFAGISHATNLPAHVAERQANAAEERLRSFYSVPVEIEREVSRSLGPGSGIVVWAETDSLRLGGDALGKRGKPAEVVGREAADELLEGLTPRKAVDKFLGDQLIPFLAFTGGEIGVAEITSHLVTNVWVVERFLGKIFEVEGEVGEPGVVRVVKRAEV